A region of Saccharomyces mikatae IFO 1815 strain IFO1815 genome assembly, chromosome: 12 DNA encodes the following proteins:
- the BOS1 gene encoding Bos1p (similar to Saccharomyces cerevisiae BOS1 (YLR078C); ancestral locus Anc_8.6): protein MNALYNHAVKQKNQLQQELARFEKNSVTAPISLQGSISATLVSLEKTVKQYAEHLNRYKEDTNTGEIDPKFANRLATLTQDLQDFNIKFKSLKQSYNESNSRTQLFGSGTSPVMDSDNPFSTSETIMSKRNVGGTSANVKEGASNGGGLPLYQGLQKEQSVFERGNAQLDYILEMGQQSFENIVEQNKILSKVQDQMTNGLRTLGVSEQTITSINKRVFKDKLVFWIALILLIIGIYYVLKWLR from the exons ATG AACGCCCTTTACAATCATGCTgtgaaacagaaaaacCAACTTCAACAGGAATTGGctagatttgaaaagaattctGTGACCGCACCTATTTCTTTGCAAGGGTCCATTTCTGCAACTCTAGTTTCTTTGGAGAAGACGGTTAAACAATATGCAGAGCATTTAAACAGATATAAAGAAGACACCAACACAGGAGAAATCGATCCTAAGTTTGCTAATCGGCTAGCGACTTTAACACAGGATCTGCAAGATTTTAATATCAAATTTAAAAGCCTGAAACAATCGTACAACGAATCTAATTCCAGAACTCAGTTGTTTGGCTCAGGAACCTCGCCTGTTATGGACTCAGACAACCCCTTTAGCACATCAGAGACCATAATGAGCAAAAGGAACGTTGGAGGTACGAGTGCAAATGTTAAAGAAGGCGCTAGCAACGGTGGGGGACTACCGTTATATCAAGGGTTGCAAAAGGAACAATCTGTTTTCGAAAGAGGTAATGCTCAATTAGATTACATACTGGAAATGGGTCAACAATCATTTGAGAATATAGTggaacaaaacaaaattttatCGAAGGTACAAGATCAAATGACAAATGGCCTAAGAACACTGGGTGTTTCTGAACAAACTATCACCTCTATTAACAAGCGGGTGTTCAAGGATAAACTGGTTTTCTGGATTGCGCTAATTCTCCTAATCATAGGTATTTATTATGTCTTGAAATGGTTAAGATAG
- the RPL10 gene encoding 60S ribosomal protein uL16 (similar to Saccharomyces cerevisiae RPL10 (YLR075W); ancestral locus Anc_8.10), which translates to MARRPARCYRYQKNKPYPKSRYNRAVPDSKIRIYDLGKKKATVDEFPLCVHLVSNELEQLSSEALEAARICANKYMTTVSGRDAFHLRVRVHPFHVLRINKMLSCAGADRLQQGMRGAWGKPHGLAARVDIGQIIFSVRTKDSNKDVVVEGLRRARYKFPGQQKIIMSKKWGFTNLDRPEYLKKREAGEVKDDGAFVKFLSKKGSLENNMREFPEYFAAQA; encoded by the coding sequence ATGGCTAGAAGACCAGCTAGATGTTACAGATACCAAAAGAACAAGCCTTACCCAAAGTCTAGATACAACAGAGCTGTCCCAGACTCTAAGATCAGAATTTACGATTTGGGTAAGAAGAAGGCTACCGTCGATGAATTCCCATTGTGTGTCCATTTGGTCTCCAACGAATTGGAACAATTGTCTTCTGAAGCTTTGGAAGCCGCTCGTATTTGTGCCAACAAGTACATGACCACCGTTTCTGGTAGAGATGCTTTCCACTTAAGAGTTAGAGTCCATCCTTTCCACGTCTTGAGAATCAACAAAATGTTGTCCTGTGCCGGTGCGGATAGATTGCAACAAGGTATGAGAGGTGCTTGGGGTAAGCCTCACGGTTTGGCTGCTCGTGTTGACATTGGTCAAATTATCTTCTCTGTCAGAACCAAGGACAGCAACAAGGACGTTGTTGTTGAAGGTTTGAGAAGAGCCAGATACAAGTTCCCAGGTCAACAAAAGATCATTATGTCTAAGAAATGGGGTTTCACCAACTTGGACAGACCAGAAtacttgaagaagagagaAGCTGGTGAAGTCAAGGACGACGGTGCTTTCGTTAAGTTCTTGTCCAAGAAGGgttctttggaaaacaacATGAGAGAATTCCCAGAATACTTTGCTGCTCAAGCTTAA
- the SIC1 gene encoding cyclin-dependent protein serine/threonine kinase inhibiting protein SIC1 (similar to Saccharomyces cerevisiae SIC1 (YLR079W); ancestral locus Anc_8.5) translates to MTPSTPPRSRGTRYLTQPSGNTGSNGIMQPQRTPQKPSQNLVPVTPSTTKPFKNVPLLAPPNANMGMASPFNGLTSPQRSPFPKSSVKRTLFQFESHDNGIVREEQEPFDHVNRILFPRQQDADIGEDEDEDEQVLLPPSRPTSARQLHFPLDRGQPDQAYRKKIIKDVPGTPSDKVITFELAKNWNNDSPRNDFSSQESEDEEDDIIKPVQVNKNPFVSDELITQEIRNERKRALLTENPDIEDVVTYVNKKGEVVEKRKLTDEEKRRFKPKALFQSGDREH, encoded by the coding sequence ATGACACCTTCCACCCCACCAAGGTCCAGAGGCACTAGGTATCTCACACAGCCCAGTGGCAATACTGGTTCCAATGGAATAATGCAACCTCAAAGGACCCCTCAAAAGCCTTCACAGAATCTGGTCCCTGTTACTCCTTCAACTACCAAGCCCTTCAAAAACGTGCCATTACTAGCACCTCCCAACGCAAACATGGGTATGGCCTCGCCATTTAATGGGCTCACTTCACCTCAACGCTCGCCGTTTCCGAAATCTTCAGTAAAGAGAACTCTATTTCAATTTGAAAGTCACGATAATGGAATAGTAAGGGAGGAGCAGGAACCATTCGACCATGTAAATAGAATACTGTTTCCAAGGCAGCAAGATGCAGATATaggtgaagatgaagatgaagatgaacaAGTTCTCCTCCCCCCCAGTAGGCCTACTTCTGCTAGGCAGCTACATTTCCCACTTGATAGAGGCCAACCTGATCAGGCGTATAGAAAGAAGATTATTAAAGACGTGCCTGGTACACCCAGCGACAAGGTGATAACGTTTGAGTTAGCCAAGAATTGGAACAACGATTCTCCGCGGAACGACTTCAGTAGTCAAGAGagtgaagacgaagaagatgacatcATCAAGCCAGTACAGGTGAACAAGAACCCCTTTGTATCGGATGAACTGATTACCCAGGAAATTAGAAATGAACGTAAAAGAGCGTTGTTAACGGAGAACCCTGATATAGAAGATGTTGTAACGTATGTCAATAAAAAGGGAGAAGTGGTAGAGAAACGAAAGTTAACAGAtgaggaaaaaagaagattcaaACCAAAAGCGTTATTTCAATCTGGGGATCGAGAGCATTAG
- the EMP46 gene encoding Emp46p (similar to Saccharomyces cerevisiae EMP47 (YFL048C) and EMP46 (YLR080W); ancestral locus Anc_8.2), whose translation MQRKMNYHNIGVILLYFCIWIVQAKVTPKDELVLNKGYSLPNLLEVKDPQKELSKWVLRDKAKLEEGRFVLTPGKSTKGSLWLKPEYKVQGAITIEWTFRSFGFRGSTTGGLAFWLKQGNAEDGTELFGGSSEKFDGLMILLRLDDKLGESVTAYLNDGSKNFDFKSSPYFASCLFQYQDSMVPSTLRLTYNALDNHLLKLQMDNRVCFQTRKVKFMENSPLRIGTSAVNDASKESFEILKMRLYDGVIEDSLIPNVNPMGQPKVVTKVINSQSGEESFKERLPFSEKGESITKNELFEKINKLEGKIMANDINPLLLKMNKIVENERELIQRLRPVLDLEEAEYRSGVNDDKFQDFLSMNANLDKLIKEQDRTRLEMKLHSERNNGPDEIFSKVSLWLAILIFIMITLAYYMFRINQDIKKVKLL comes from the coding sequence ATGCAAAGGAAGATGAACTACCACAACATTGGAGTGATATTGTTGTATTTTTGTATATGGATAGTGCAGGCAAAAGTAACACCGAAGGATGAATTGGTATTGAATAAAGGATACTCATTGCCAAACTTATTAGAAGTGAAAGATCCACAAAAGGAGCTCTCGAAATGGGTGTTAAGGGACAAAGCAAAACTAGAAGAAGGCAGGTTTGTTTTAACTCCGGGAAAGAGTACCAAAGGTTCACTTTGGTTAAAACCGGAATATAAAGTTCAGGGCGCTATAACAATAGAGTGGACATTTAGAAGTTTTGGGTTCAGAGGTAGTACAACGGGTGGCCTTGCGTTTTGGTTAAAGCAAGGAAATGCGGAAGATGGTACTGAGCTATTTGGTGGAAGTTCTGAGAAGTTTGATGGTCTAATGATACTTCTACGGTTAGATGACAAGTTGGGCGAGAGCGTGACAGCATACTTGAATGACGGGTCTAAAAACTTCGATTTTAAAAGCTCTCCGTATTTTGCGTCATGTTTATTTCAGTACCAAGATTCCATGGTTCCATCCACGCTGAGATTGACGTATAATGCGCTGGATAATCACCTTCTCAAGTTGCAAATGGACAATAGGGTGTGCTTTCAGACAAGGAAAGTTAAATTTATGGAAAACAGCCCACTTAGAATTGGGACAAGTGCTGTCAACGATGCCTCCAAAGAATCGTTCgagatattgaaaatgaggCTTTATGATGGGGTCATTGAGGATTCACTGATTCCCAACGTTAACCCCATGGGGCAACCTAAAGTGGTTACAAAAGTGATCAACTCACAAAGTGGTGAAGAGAGTTTCAAGGAAAGGTTGCCATTTTCTGAAAAGGGGGAAAGCATAACAAAGAACGAACTTTTTGAGAAGATAAATAAATTGGAAGGAAAAATCATGGCAAATGACATTAATCCATTACTCCTCAAAATGAACAAGATTGTGGAGAATGAACGCGAACTGATCCAGCGTTTGAGGCCAGTGCTAGATCTTGAGGAAGCAGAATACAGGTCGGGCGTAAATGACGATAAATTCCAAGACTTTTTATCGATGAATGCAAACCTGGACAAGTTGATAAAGGAACAAGACAGGACCCGACTAGAAATGAAACTGCATAGCGAACGTAACAACGGTCCCGATGAgatcttttcaaaggtaAGTCTATGGTTGGCCATATTGATTTTCATCATGATCACGCTAGCGTATTACATGTTTAGAATCAATCAAGACATCAAGAAAGTCAAGCTTCTATAG
- the FMP25 gene encoding Fmp25p (similar to Saccharomyces cerevisiae FMP25 (YLR077W); ancestral locus Anc_8.7) produces MSFRFLKRTHQCLPRLNWLMPIRRYAKQPQYDEADIFAENINHGAYKAKKRLSKEHFQWPEKSPDQISKESELQWERMAKLSAVGQGILILFVVGGLGTAYLRWPELKSWWLVKMNGGRINAVQEQNGQDSLEKLIRQKAKHLLREIPQVPTFQLGIDHPGVYIWGRCHSKDSLFPIRVPNLDNRKFRDILLAPSDDFNTNFALDEKGDLISWDDLGQTKTLLPDQDLTSMRYSSDYLYALNKKGEILVIPIRTPNLIASKLSSRRSKLLPWKTRQIYAWKLPTSQVFNGKKGENRVVQFDTGNHHLVLLSNLGKAYSCATGNDQKQAQVSRGQFGMPTLSQFDEFPPNNELFEIELLNKFKYEGDDVVHRREIKKIACGSYHTLAIDQHGEIYAFGWNRFGQLALPISYNLEYVSFPRSVMHAFKPHFPGMTNWKCVDIHCDDETSFVTIRQPKSSSKSDYHYFAFGNGLFGELGNNTFKNSQYDPIKIKVDDKRLKNWSCGSHCVFSETEQENEVLAWGNNDHGQLGIGKKTVKYAKPMNIPEVLKPGQDTTDLESIYNSSLHLAKHQRVITNGIKSCIYWQV; encoded by the coding sequence ATGTCATTCAGATTCTTGAAAAGGACACACCAATGTCTCCCCCGTCTCAACTGGCTTATGCCTATTAGACGGTATGCCAAGCAACCTCAATACGATGAAGCAGACATATTTGCcgaaaatataaatcaTGGCGCATATAAAGCCAAGAAAAGACTATCTAAAGAACATTTCCAATGGCCTGAGAAATCACCTGATCAGATTTCCAAGGAATCTGAACTTCAATGGGAAAGAATGGCTAAATTGTCTGCTGTTGGGCAGGGAATCCTTATCCTCTTCGTAGTAGGTGGGCTGGGAACGGCTTATTTGCGTTGGCCAGAACTAAAATCCTGGTGGTTGGTTAAGATGAATGGTGGTCGCATAAATGCAGTGCAAGAGCAAAACGGCCAAGATTCATTGGAGAAACTAATTAGACAAAAGGCCAAACATCTACTAAGAGAGATCCCTCAAGTTCCCACCTTCCAACTAGGAATAGATCATCCTGGCGTGTATATATGGGGAAGGTGTCATTCTAAGGACTCTTTGTTCCCGATCAGAGTGCCCAATTTGGATAACCGTAAATTTAGAGACATCTTGTTAGCTCCATCAGACGATTTCAACACTAATTTCGCACTTGACGAGAAAGGTGATCTGATATCGTGGGATGATTTGGGGCAAACAAAAACGTTATTACCGGATCAAGATCTAACTTCGATGAGGTACTCTAGTGACTACTTATATGCGCTAAATAAAAAGGGTGAAATTTTAGTCATACCGATCAGGACTCCGAATCTCATTGCGTCGAAGTTATCATCAAGAAGGTCGAAACTTTTACCATGGAAAACAAGACAAATATATGCTTGGAAGTTACCAACAAGCCAAGTTTTTAATGGTAAGAAGGGAGAAAACCGTGTAGTACAGTTTGACACTGGTAACCATCATCTGGTGCTGCTATCCAATTTAGGCAAGGCTTATTCGTGTGCCACGGGGAATGACCAAAAACAAGCTCAAGTATCCAGGGGACAATTTGGTATGCCAACACTCTCACAATTTGATGAGTTTCCTCCTAATAATGAACTATTTGAGATTGAATTACTaaataaattcaaatatGAAGGCGACGACGTTGTTCACAGaagagaaataaaaaaaatagcgTGCGGGTCCTACCATACGCTAGCAATAGACCAGCATGGTGAAATTTATGCCTTTGGGTGGAATAGATTTGGCCAATTGGCACTACCTATCTCTTATAATCTAGAAtatgtttcttttccaagGTCCGTAATGCACGCTTTTAAACCGCATTTCCCAGGTATGACCAACTGGAAATGTGTGGATATTCATTGTGATGATGAAACATCGTTTGTGACCATTCGTCAGCCCAAATCCAGTTCGAAGTCAGactatcattattttgcGTTTGGTAACGGACTTTTTGGTGAACTAGGTAACaatactttcaaaaactcgCAATACGATCcaataaaaatcaaagtGGATGACAAAAGACTGAAGAATTGGAGTTGCGGCTCTCACTGCGTGTTTAGTGAAacagaacaagaaaatgaggTGCTTGCTTGGGGTAATAACGATCATGGCCAGCTAGGtattggaaagaaaaccGTGAAATATGCCAAGCCGATGAACATTCCAGAGGTCCTGAAGCCAGGTCAGGATACAACAGACTTGGAGTCAATTTATAACAGCAGCCTACACTTAGCAAAGCACCAACGTGTCATCACTAACGGCATTAAGAGTTGTATATATTGGCAGGTGTGA